Part of the Amblyomma americanum isolate KBUSLIRL-KWMA chromosome 7, ASM5285725v1, whole genome shotgun sequence genome, CACTCCTAGAACTGCCCCCGACGATGCGCTTTCCAAAAAACAGGCAGCAATGGGCACCTacaatgaaagcatgtgcttttaagaagcaACTTTCAAATCAAACACGATATTTACCTGTCAACTGCTCAGAGATTCGCttgaaaagctcttgaatggctgtgctgttcccaatgaaagtagcCGACATCTTAAGACCTCGATGCGGTATGTCACAGACTGCAGTCTTGACGTTGTTCGGTACCCATTCGACGAACGAGCCAGAGTACTTCTTTCGGAAGTTGAGCATCTGGTCATACACTTCCCTcatgctcattcggcctctgaagactgcagccACTGTCAAGTAACGGCCttggcgggggtcgcaagcagccatcatgtttttggcatcgaacatctgttgcgtcagttccggcacagtcagagcccggtactgcTGGCTGCCGCGGGAAGTGAGCGGAGCAAATCCAGGTATAAAGAAGTGGAGGcgcgggaagggcaccatgttaacggccagcttgtgaagatcagcattcagctgtCCAGGAAACCTACAACAGCGGTGAAGAGCCCTGATAAATGCCAATATAGGAAAATCCCGGTTGCTTAAATAGGCTGAGATATTTATTCGCATATGACAAAAGTCATTAAGAGGCTAATCTTTCTGCAGCAACGCAACGATATAAAATGGCTTGTCGTTGCACAGCGTGTTCTTTTAGAATTATGCATAGAAAATTGCAGTATTCCGGTATTGAGATAATTCGTGCAAACGATTTGATGTGCACGAAACTTATCACGAAGAATTGCACTGATTTTTTGGCTGTTCGAAGTCCATATAAAGTGGTCGGCCAATATATTCAATTATTACGACAACAGCGCTCAGTTTAGGAGGTACTTCAACAGACTTTAATGCTGTTTACGAGGCGCGAATGTCTTGGACCACATTTATAGATTATGACAAAATATAGTTTCCgtcaattaaataaataaaaaagagaggCTCACCGGCACCACTACTGTATCGCGGGCATCAGATAAGACATCCAAAATAAGATGCGGTGCTATTCAGGCGCCTTCAAGCGGCTGATGGGTGCGTAGCGCAGTCGCTCAACAGCATATCTAAATTGTCCTTAATCCAGCGCAAGCCTGCCTTACCATCGAGGTGATCGAGCCTAGTTTGTCCACGTTTTGGATAAATACGGAGTGTTCTCGAAAACACACCTGCCTTGTAGACGCTGCTGTAAACCTTCGAAAATAAATGACAAGCTCTTCACGATAACTGAACCCTATGTATCCTCAGAATCATGTGCACGCTCTCTGCTACGCTGATTCCGAAAAAATATTGTTCGTCTACGAAGCTGCACTCATGCTGAAAACCTGACAGGACCTGGATGGTCCTTTCGACCCGTTAACATCCGGTGACATGACTGCGGCAACTTCATTGGCCCTCTGCACTGAAGAGTAATACACCATGGTAACAAGGATAAAAGTTGAAAAAACATTTCTACATTTAGGCCTCCATGGATTAGAATCATAGGCATGGAAACTAGATTTACGGCAGACCTTGCTGAAGTAACCTTGTACTAGAGTAAGACCAGCCACGGTACGACAACGGCTTGCCATTCACACGCCAGCGCACTAACACTGCGCTTACATCGTCGTCGATATGCAAGCCTTCTACGCTGACACTGAAAGACCTGTACAGATCTGCGCCGCTATGCAAGATATGTAAAACCATCGTGCTGCCCATCACCACGCGGAAGGATCTTTCGGATGTAACGCTGCCAGGTTCCTGGTCATGTGGTAGTAGTGCTTCCCCAACGAAGATATACGCCGATTATCTCCAATCCCACAAAAGTTTCAATTAAAAACTGTCCACAAACGTGGTCATTCTTTTCCTGTCCAAAAGTGAACTCGCTTTTCAGAGAATCTACGTGCTTGCTAACCCGACTACTGCCTCGCGGAGTACTGCGGTGAAAGGGTGTGCGCCTGTCCTGAGACATGCACGACTTACATAGTTGTCCTCATAACAGACTGCGGGTCTTTGCAGCTATAAATCTGATTGTTTTTCGAATTTTGGGCCGATGATTATATTGCGCTTGTATGCAGGAAAGCTGAACACTCACCGAAGGCATGTAGTCACACCGGACATCGTTGCGGCGACCAAGTGGTTGAGGTCTCTGTACGTGGGAGTCGTGAGATTCAGCTTTCGGAAGCAGATGTCATAGAGCGCCTTGTTGTCGATGCAGTTCGTCTCGTCGGTGTTCTGCACGAGCTGATGCACAGAAAGGGTAGCATTGTACGGCTCGACGACGATGTCCGAAACCTGCAGAAAATGGCAGAAGGACCAAGATGACCAGGTGCAGGTGGGCATAAACTAAAATTATACGAAGACAAgaagataaaaaagaaataacatGTTTCATGTCCAGCGGCGGTCACCGTCACCGTGAACACGCGAGCGAATTCTGTTCGATGTTATTCTGATACTTTCTTGCGCGATTCGAGCGATCTTCGCCGCTTTTAAGAAAACGAAACTAGCAGATGACACGGTACAACCACACGCGACGCGAAGGCGTGTTAATGAAGTGGTGCGCAGGAAGCACATGAACCCTTGTTCGTGCTAACGCTGTTCAGCACTGTAGCACAAGGACGTTCAAATTTGTTCTCATGGGTATtgtcacacacctttggagagggaaatacactgtaggtgttcatgatgcaATCTGGGTACTCTTCgcggatcttcgagatgagcagtgtgcccatgccagatccagtaccaccgccaagggagtgggtcagctggaatccctgcaggcAATCGCAGGACTCCGCTTCCTTGCGCACGACGTCGAGTACCGAGTCCACTAGTTCGGCACCCTCAGTGTAGTGGCCCTTAGCCCAGTTATCGCCCGCACCACCTTGACCTGAGGGGGGAACATTGTCACAGGTGTACACTTGTGCAAACTCTATTCTGGAGGAAATAAGTACTGGAATATGCAATTAAGGAAAGCCATGCACTGGGACGCACTACACACAGCAACGTGAAAGGCGGAAAAAGAGACTTCTGCTGCGCGGAGGACGTACCGAGTAGAGGGATAAGGAACGCACAACACAGTTGAAGTTACACCTTGCGCAAATTTACGATAATGTGGCGTGTGAAATAAgttgaaaatatatgttcacGTCTCCAAACAATTCAAAAAGTCATGGCTTGTATTGTACTCGGCTGCAGAACACAATATCTCCAGCGAGTCACTATGTAAAACGGGTGAGAAATGACATCAACACAGGGGTGGGAGAACCGCCTCCTGTGCTCATATCCTGTGTTATATCTGTCGGTAATCTTTTGTTTTCTGCCGGATTTCCATCGCAGAGGGCCACCTCTCTTCCTTGTGTAATGCGCCACCTATCCGTTTTGCTGAGTAATGTGTTGTGTCAAAGGCGGATGGAAGCTTTTTGGAAATACCGCATTGCTGAATCTTTCCCTATATGCTCATTTCACGGCACACCACATTCTTGACGAACCGCCAAGCTAAGCCTAAGTTTCGCCAGAAACTGATATGAATTGCTTTAGATTTAAACTCAAATAACTTGATTCCGTTGCCGGATGAATTTGACTGGCACTCTGCTGAATTAAACTCAGCGAGGATACGTAGTGCGTACAGAAATATGGGTGCAAATTTAGCCAGTTCTGCGCTATCATATTTAGTCTATATTGTGCGCTCTGGTGAGTGTTTTGATCTGGTGTGTTTTAAGATGAATTTGTGCAAAATTATGGATGTTGCTACAAGAAACGATGAGCAGCCTCCTACCAAACACGAAATTGTCCGGCCGGAAGAGTTCTCCGAAGGGTCCCGAGCGGACGGTGTCCATGGTTCGCGGCTCCAGGTCAGCCAGGATGGCCCGAGGTACGTAtttacctcctcaaacaaaaggaaATATAACATAGCGCCAACAAAGATACCATACAGTTACTACAAATACCTGCATCTCGACAAGGCCATCTAAAGAAGCAATGAAAATACAGCGCGCCAACAAGAGATGTGTGGGAAAATAAAAGCAGCACATAGACCCTCGCCCCACCTCCCGGCTTTTAAAAAGCACATTTCCTGTTGAGATTCCTTTTTCTGTGCAGAATTGTTAAACGTACGGTGTAGTATATGGGACTAATATTCCGAAACTGTCCGAGGCGACCGGGAAGCTTCAAAGTGAAATCAAAGCAACAGCAGGAAGACGCGTACCTGAGGCCTCGTTGTAAtagacattgatgcgctccaactggaggtccgaaTCGCCACAGTACGCCCCGTTTggatcgatgccatgctcatcGCGAATGACCTCCCAAAACTGCAGGTAGGTAAAGATATCAGCAATAAATGTCGTGTCACATCGCCCAGTGGCAACCATCAAAACGCATTTAGTGGCTGGAATTCACAGCCAAAGCAACATAACTCTTAGAGCTCCACATTTAAACTGATGTCTGTCGTTAACTAATCAACTGCCATCGATTGTCAAACGTCGTGTGTCTTACTGATGGCGGAAAGCTGGCAGGGCTTAAGACCACTTTAGGCCCTTGAGTTGCGTCATACACGAAAACCTTACcatgcgaaaaagaaaaaaagtacggCAAAGAATCCCCGCCCGCTTCTCTTTTGCAGCAGTCATTTGCCACGTCAACTATTCACAAAGACCAATTGTCGCGAAGATTCTTACAACTGAGGATAAAGTCTGAGCCATATGTCATAAAGGAACAAAAATATTACAGCGCTCCTAGAGCGCGAGCGGTACTTAAAACGTCAGAGCGAAAGCAGTGGTCAAGAACAAGAGATTGGATGCGCGCAGGGGCACAACGTTGTCCCACGAAAGAGGCCACGACTAAGCACAAAATTAGAGCGTCTGCTAAGAGCCACGACTGCTTCACACGTAATTACTTTCGCCCATATCCTGAAACGAGATTCCAGACCAAGGCGTGTAGGAAGCAACGTAATCGCCCAAGTAAAACAGGCCGGGACAGGCGCTAAGACCTAACGACAACCGCGATCCCCTGAGCCGTGAAATAACCCACGAGGTGGTAGAGCCTGCTTACCTTCGCCCCAATCTGgttgccacactggcctgtctggatgtgaactatctcgcgcatgttggatgccactccgagactcagctgtcaagatgccgactgcCTGCCCGGTTCAAGGGTCCACGTATTCGTAGCCTTGCGCCGTATCAACACCCACTTCTTCCTCACCTGTACATGTTCCTATGTGTACGCATGTCAACTCAATAGCGCCTAAAGCAGTGCCGCAGTCTGTTCCTGCCGTGGTAAATGCGTTTCTGAGCTCATATATAAGACCTTCAGTTCACGTACAGGATCCCGTGTAAAGGATATGCGCCGTACAACGCGAACTATTTCTCGCTTCGAAAAGCGTCCGGCCGAACGGGATActttgaaggaaggaaggaaggaaggaaggaaggaaggaaggaaggaaggaaggaaggaaggaaggaaggaaggcctcagacgttgctggcacatacccactacgaggGAGTGGCcaggacacaggcggttaattgctggatacattAAAggtttgacgggaaaaggagtggtaacaGTATGAAGTCtcatagattggaagacggaaggacaggggtcctgttaacttggagatcgaggacgggacaatggttAAGTGTGCATAacagtatacaatgcctgtagtgtttcaatgcgtactgactgagagcgggaaaaacgaattagaatgggagtcgctgcgtttcttgaagaaaattttgcacagcagagcgcgcaCTCTTGTCGCTTCATTCAAGCAAAGAaacgccaatggaaagaacaaccgtggAGGACActggcaagcccagttgatgaaatggaatttgcaaaagacgcttcctcaaatgagagaagcagcGGCAGAACAGCACGAAGTGATcgattgtctcaggttcggcacaaaaagggcacaatggggaagccgccaggccagatctgtgaaggtagaaatttagaaggggaacccgacAACGCAAAcgtgtgaaagagacctctagtctgcgcgagcgccaggctttgctactccaaggatgcagatattcgggagatgatgtaagagccgaggcagcaaattcctgaaatatcgTGTAGCTGCGAAACCCCGCCGCAGCacatatgcacacgttggcaggacagcaaaaattgggccgcagagatggctcttgctaaggaatctgcaacctcatttaagtgaaagcccatatgacctggtacctaaagcaaccttaccgaatttagatagagcggaatcaggaacttaaagaggagtaatgcccgagactcagtgggtgaggataatgaagagcaaatggacaaagAGTCTTTCATAACCACGCCAAGGGAAACGGTAGTTTCCAATTTTTGTAAGGCTAAGAtaactgctaataattcagccagaaaaattagtGAAGCCAGGAAGACGAAGAGAAAAataccaatccagtgaaggcgaaaaaattcccacacctgccttttcgcgatcctgcgaggcatcggtaccATTAAGAACATGAGAgagaaaggaccttaggtggtcctgcaacaaaccctgaagaagcgggaactGGCTGCAGCGGCAAACTCGGCTGCTTCTACTTTCTCTTCTCAGTGCTGGAAATTGCTTTCGCTTGAAAGACCTCCCAGTGCATTATGAAGCTTATTTTTCCGTTTTTGTTTCGTTTCGATTTGTGCACGTCTGTTCAGTCCTTGAATTGGAATCTAACTGACCGACTGGAAAAAGGCCGCCCCCGTCTGGAATACGTTGAAGGAATgtgcgttagctgtttggtttactaggcAAAGAAAGCGAAGAATAACGCGCCCGTTGTCGAgatgcaccccctcaagatacgtcccaaacggaatttgcttcgtttggggggtcacgGTGGGCAtagaattcggcttgcagtgCGACATGGTAACGCTGCAATTAGTAACTGCATGTTTGCCTATTATATAAATGTGATTTTATTTCTAGACCAGAATccgtagggttttatttgcctaccaaattccatACACacctgtccccggatgggtgccaattgttgtcggagtatatacagcggaacgaatgtatacacatATACCGGTCCCGTGGTGAGAGTTTTCCTCCCGTTATATGATAGTTTTTGGGGAGAgggaaagggatgggagggcacaaccaatctGTATGGCCGCCAACTTGGATTCGAGAAGTCGAAACTATACCGCCACTTCGTCCCCTGACGTTATACTCACATAGTtacacctctatccaccatattgtaCCATGACGTCATTATtgacacgcggcaggtggttgtttctacaataccATTTCAGATGGCACTACAAGTCTCAGCGCAAGATGTGCAGTTTTCTAGTTCCTGTTACAGAAGGCGcggtgatctcagggtggtagcgaACACCAAGAAATTTCGAAACGTGATGATAAGAGATAATGCTCTTAAAATTTATTTCATCATCATGAGCGTGAATGTAGGCCCTCGCGGTAGGAGTCCTTAGTCGAGGGCCGCAATAGCTGTTGCTGTCCGGGTTGCCTGGTCGATCAGTCTGCGCTGATCATCCAGGTCGGTGCTCTGGAAACAGCGGCTTCCCATTTGGCAGGGGTTCGGTGTTGGAGGCTGGGTTGGGGGTTTGGGTTTTGGAGTTTCAGCATTCCAACACGAAGCGATAAAGATTTGGGTCCCCTCCGCAGGAGAGACATTGCTCTGGGTAGCGGGTTGGGTAGAAGTTGTGCCTGAGCGTGGGACAATAGAAGGTGTTAGTTTGAAGCTGGCGCCATTTGGCGGGTTTTTCACCGTGAataaatgtggaggctaacgaaaaggttcaaCTTTACTTAGGGCAGCGCCACGAGCTATGGAGAGGAAAATTAGTGGTGTGACGTTAACACAGCGGAAGAGGGCAAAATGGGACAGAGATCAAACGCGGGCTAGCGACATCTTATAAGAAataaagaagaggaggaggagcaggaggaggaggaggaagaggagaagtttaatggaacaggagaggtctgcctggttgtcggcctggcctACCCAAGGAAATAGAGAGGAGGAAATGAGCTTGGGCGGGacatgtaatccgaaggcaagataaccgttgggccttaaggctaacggagtggataccgTTACGAGCGCCGTTCTGCTTGCTGTCCGTTGGGTGTCCACAGAGCCCACGGAAAATTGTCCGATGTTGGTGAACGTACCACGGCGAAAAGCCATGTGTATGCAAATGCACTTACCGTCACATCATCCAACCTGCAATTTTACATGTGGTGAAAACAGGATTAGACATGCCCCACACCTTTCACTCTGCGTCGCTCACCTACATGGCAGCCAAAGAATCGGGGACCATCGTCAGAAAAAAAAGATTTCGGAATTTATGACCGGCTGCAATGCCAGATGAGGACATAACCGGGGCAAGGCCAGGTACGAGCAGGACGTGAACACACGTGAAGCCTGCTTCGCGGCCAAAAAACTGGTGTGTAGATTTTTTTAATTGTGGAGTTTAACGTCTCCAACCGGCACATGGGGTATGAGCAAaagtgtagtggagggctacagaataatttagcccaactggggctctttaacatgtgCCACTTGTCGCAGCacacgggtatttttgtattacgcctccatcgaaatatggccgccgcggaacgaatcgaactggcgaccttggtatcagcagacgaccgccaaaggcactgcAGCGTCTCCGATATGGGGCTCATCgtgtaaacagaccttaacataacgTAAGAGGAACAAAATTGGAGCCTTCCTTATTAGCCATGgatatccgcatacctagtgtacaAAATTAAGCGAAGAATGGTTGTATTTGCGCTTTCCCTGTACTGTGCACCAAGACAGTGGTTTAAAATAATTTCCTGTGAATTAAACACCAGGCACCAGCAGAAGAAGAGACAGAATTTCTTAACAGCATTTGTAACGGTGGAAAGCTGAGCGCGATTTGGAACGGGCCTCCTTACGCACGGCATTGGTCATTAGCTAGATTAAATGTTCTGAGgatttttttgtgagaacatgaCTGTGACCCCTCTCTTGCGAAATTCCGTACATGCAATTTTTACAGCTTTTCAGAGTATGTTGTACAGCTTGCGCATTGCTTCCCGCGCTAAGGTGTCCAAGATGCCCCAGCATCGAGGAGACGTGTGCATTGCGCTCGTCCAACCAGGATCAGTTCTAACGACACTCACACATtgtggtccgcgcatgtggatctagagagccgaatacgactctcaatgtgcaagagagaagttgcggccttggtggCACTTGATGTTGTTAAAGcctatgacagcgtagaacacacggtccttattaacacacttgctcagctacatccaccgcactacatctatgcttggatttgtgaatttttaaaacaTAGATTTTTCTCCTCTACACATGaatctttctgttctaataccaatgttcaatcaagaggtgtgccgcaaggatctctTTTGTCTCCACTGCTTCTCAACTTATAGGTTCCGGACATGCCCATTGATCCAAACActgcagtttatgtatacgcagatgatatagcttttttcgcatcagcaaaggatatccATGCACTATACtagtgtttgcaggcatacctgaatgctatcgaagtctggttgaaccaaattaatttatcacttaatgtcagcaaatgtggcgtgctggtagtTCCGCCGGGCACttctttgtacatctcgctagtataccgctccactcAAATTCCACAGGTGGAGTCGGCTAAATGCCTAGGCGTTACTTATGGTCAAAGCTTGGagtggcgacaccatattaagaataatgttattaaaggggaacgggCTCTGGGCTGGTTGACACGAGTTGACAATAAAAAGTTTgacatgcgtcgtgacacgttactgttgctctataaggcttatatgagaccgattctagaatttggttgtgtcttgttctctggtagcgctaactacaagctgcagtcattagctttactggaaaggcgtgccctacggctatgcctcgggctctcaaaatcagcttcaaacgctgtcctttatctggaagcccgcatccccgatctcttttcctGTTTCcaaacttctaacagtgcgtactttcctcaggtcctttgacccggcccccggcgttcgtagtcccatttttctTTCTCAACCACACCTgattttcactaatcattggccacgctatcagcatccgcaagttaggttcacgcggaatctgttagccccgcttcaggttaatctgatctccttgcaacaagttgcagatacgcaggctgaccccgccttctattatgaccatattttaGCGTCCCACGCGAAACATATGCGcacaaatatcctaaatggtctcctttctgagcacctacagaattttcctcttcttACTGTTATCTCCACTCAAGCCTCcagcagctgtgagaaggcgacggttgggatatattcgcaggagctggcttggaactattccgttcgtatcccagattatactcgtATATTCTTCgaagagtttctggccattggtttggctcttctcaaacttccagGCTTGTAGCATGGGTTCTTatccttgcagactgcctttcagttctagtctctttccaaaattcgggaaaatctttattgaatagTTCGCTTaagttttttgttccgcgcacagtgcgtgagatccgctttgtctgggtacctgggcattcgggcgtctatttcaacgaggtggctgatttattggaaacgtcagctctcagcgctcctgtaatctatcctgTCCTTCACCTCATTCTGTTAAAAACTTCACGTTTCGAGAGCTTCCAatatatttcagccaacctgagtgatccattgctgaataccgtgggttttagccacttaaagttcctatggaatatccggtggtgtaaatcaaggctttgtgaggtggcaatgacgcttctgcgatgcagaatccctcacttatatttgtacttatgcagatctGCGTTCGCTGctacaaacctttgtgtatcattgGGGCaagttgaaacgatagatcattttctcctctcttgccggcgattcgcagttcagagaaaacagtatttggaggtccctctttcgaggctaGGACCACTGTCCCTTCCaattattctttcgttcggtgcgagtgcaaagggattcccgttaagcagtgtctgcgccTACCTTCATGATTAAAttagtgcaactgatcgattaccttgttagctgtatacaaaattttgtcgcaggTCCAagaatgctcgattctattcctggtaattcatatttctttcattcatttgactgttccaatatttatattgatttagtcttctcacgcctttTTTCCCCGTGCAAacacctcattgggattatctactgaaccttggcgaatgcccctgcgtgggtatgtgccatgcttactaaggagaagaagaagaagagtcgCGACGACCGTGAGGACCCCCATGGATTTGTCGTAATGTTTTTCC contains:
- the LOC144097388 gene encoding tubulin beta-1 chain-like; translated protein: MREIVHIQTGQCGNQIGAKFWEVIRDEHGIDPNGAYCGDSDLQLERINVYYNEASGGKYVPRAILADLEPRTMDTVRSGPFGELFRPDNFVFGQGGAGDNWAKGHYTEGAELVDSVLDVVRKEAESCDCLQGFQLTHSLGGGTGSGMGTLLISKIREEYPDCIMNTYSVFPSPKVSDIVVEPYNATLSVHQLVQNTDETNCIDNKALYDICFRKLNLTTPTYRDLNHLVAATMSGVTTCLRFPGQLNADLHKLAVNMVPFPRLHFFIPGFAPLTSRGSQQYRALTVPELTQQMFDAKNMMAACDPRQGRYLTVAAVFRGRMSMREVYDQMLNFRKKYSGSFVEWVPNNVKTAVCDIPHRGLKMSATFIGNSTAIQELFKRISEQLTAMFRRKAFLHWYTREGMCEMEFSEAESSMNDLVSEYQQYQ